In the genome of Plasmodium falciparum 3D7 genome assembly, chromosome: 2, one region contains:
- a CDS encoding palmitoyltransferase DHHC11, putative, whose product MKITSKKSFLKLYKSFYILITYVIIVQCIYLCNKLISTFQIKIRIISFLSFWFTKCMIIWCHIKCLCTNPGFLNETFHFVSDNTTEYDNNVQMCKKCNLLKIKRSHHCSVCDKCIMKMDHHCFWINSCVGLYNQKYFILLNFYTLLLCCNIAFILLYKIITCFKMKNRAQKEMCIITKLDIYLIVINMICSLLFGMFSMIMLVDQYCAIKTNTTGIELLKNIKGEVKPFQESLNEVFGQPFSYLWFLPVDKKLKKECFNK is encoded by the exons ATGAAGATAACTTCGAAAAAATCCTTTTTAAAGTTATATAAatccttttatattttaata acatatgttataattgttcaatgcatatatttatgtaacaAGTTAATATCAACCTTTCA GATAAAAATTAGAatcatatcttttttatctttttggTTTACAAAATGTATGATAATATGGTGTCACATCAAATGTCTTTGCACAAATCCTGGATTTTTAAATGAAACAT TTCATTTTGTGTCAGATAATACAACAGAATATGACAATAACGTACAAATGTGTAAAAAATGTAACcttttgaaaataaaaagatctCATCACTGTTCTGTTTGTGATAAGTGTATAATGAAAATGGATCACCACT GCTTTTGGATAAATAGTTGCGTAGGTTTATATAACCAGAAATATTTTATCCTTTTAAATTTT TATACTTTATTGCTATGTTGTAATATAGCTTTTATTCTcctatataaaattataacatgttttaaaatgaaaaataggGCTCAAAAAGAAATG tgtataataacaaaattggatatatatcttatagta ataaatatgatatgtTCCTTATTATTTGGAATGTTCTCTATGATTATGCTGGTTGACCAATATTGTGCAATAAAAACAAACACAAcag GTATAgaacttttaaaaaatataaaaggagAAGTAAAACCTTTTCAAGAGTCATTAAATGAAGTATTTGGACAACCGTTTTCTTATTTatg GTTTTTACCAGTAGATAAAAAACTAAAGAAAgaatgttttaataaatga
- a CDS encoding DEAD/DEAH box helicase, putative produces the protein MINSDNKCMNDNKESIPKEYKTQDMIEGEKERKNKIIKEYIKNMNEEDFLYLSEHLKIRIDNEIFMSQELNDYINKHIDIICELHFKNFKRPKTHMKKVFIDLTLKLKYLRHLEYLKRKKKKDKENKSKSKKEKNNKNEKDDEMENKKEKNNKNEKDDEMENKKEKNNKNEKDDEMENKKEKNNKNEKDDEMENKKEKNNKNEKDDEMENKKEKNNKNEKDDEMENKKEKNNKNEKDDEIKENMDKVMENQLNQSNILYNKDRIRKNRNNLKDEKDVSNKNILDDNKDIVEFKLQDISSGYSETSCKSTNSIENGNSSSTSSCDDDSSFLFSCSSDCDEETSDEEILSTIHFDEKEMSTLKSLEKAKNVYFAYINKKFKKYNILDHFNMNFLERLNYYFSKLYYQNNNLKQTNEYQNRIKEFLSNEENVKKIELNQSKLRSDILNSMFGFHIINETHPMKLPIKNMNNLSYQNTKVDNIYAYKSNTNKCRVHTKLNQLYETNDNIRNMNYYKTIEYMNSENNINNMNILNEWTNFMDQNINIESISPEQHKKGNRKKKINTKKLYHHDNYNNNNNNNNNDNNNDNNNDNNNDNNNDNNNDNNNNINCIYGEHHNVKHKKRKSTSKSKHIFRSNEVSIHFNDDIKKIEHVAKKELQEYIKQIHNKSKIHNNISSLKQYMLISNWKELTKHNNYMTLLSEEKKRNSKILANLCYNQMKAIDQKRKIILEKEERERMKLLKDNDIEAYMKLIKTAKNKRLQELLDVTEQFLNNMSKCVLYQKKEAYQESSEQNFHGLINHKNEDNEKCHKNYNSKDNNNILQSVHNLTTHGQQNGYNNKKGYDTMYEHNENNTKICNYKNARENYYNISHVVKEKVKQPSILIGGELMKYQLEGLEWLVSLYNNNLHGILADEMGLGKTIQTISLFAYLKEFKNNINVKNLIIVPLSTLPNWISEFNRWCPSLNVITYRGNKLERKHIAKKLLEQTFDICITTFDLVIKEKSFLMKISWNYIVVDEGHRMKNNKSRFHVFLSEFKSKYRILLTGTPLQNNLSELWSLLNFLLPKIFSSCVDFEKWFVKSLHNEKDVYEHITEEEQLLIINRLHSVLLPFMLRRVKKDVLKSLPKKYEYNIHIELSLYQKILYKQIQTKGFKQVNHNGSITTKIFQNIVMQLRKIVNHPYLFLYDYNIDENIIKCSGKFEVLDRMLPKLLKFKHKVLIFSQMTKLMNILCDYLEFRGYKYHRLDGNIGLQERKKIIDQFNNNVEYKKDEGKQPNCEMPGNENMNMSGNENMNMSVNENMNMSVNENMNMSGNENMNMSGNENMNMSGNENMNMSGNENMNMSGNENMNMSGNENMNMSGNENIKMISSQNEKDTSSQSVKISELKKEEINDFQIMDDKNVNGGNQDAMIFILSTRSGSLGLNLQTADTVIIFDSDFNPHQDIQAMCRCHRIGQKNVVKVFRFITLSGVEELVFKKAQHKLSINDKVIQAGLFNKIYNDEDRQNKLKDIIQRNQKNDMTTHPTNPLLLNYYMKRNEEELEYFLDFDKRYFGEQYFSLLNTLNVENVDSGQFTYMSEDEKEENETYLSSIIKKEKKEEEGEDDEENQRDRNKEEDQDEDKDDDKDKDKDKDKEEEEEKKRKHILNNNNNNGIQNGSSINEGVKEKILDEYCNNNTKCVKVSNERLIFKRKHDTDDLQCEDEKIKENEECDVDNIIQNKNNKRLKMECQKDDKDDDINSNIHMDEKKKIYMSSEKDDTTKEYSDTHDPYINDKMQVKDEEDYYGFILKEENQNDIEKILIKSNKLINKDELPAYLFYDDTNDSPDKINLKRSRKVININLMQEEKLTEKQFLKLIDSSSPNLLSSVEKDLGRNKKDIVKSDMEHNNDITTLEEVKDREEIKEEHLETTKNISSLNINDLEINKTLTNENVHSTKKSPYNMRSSKRRSDTSSTYMETSIKKRNDKDIHICLKKGKKRNNSMEHTKQECHVDDENKKRVKKRKSSQ, from the coding sequence atgataaacaGTGATAACAAATGTATGAACGATAATAAGGAGAGTATTCCGAAAGAATACAAAACACAGGATATGATAGAAggagaaaaagaaagaaagaacaagataataaaagaatatataaaaaatatgaatgaagAAGATTTCTTATATCTAAGTgaacatttaaaaataagaatagataatgaaatatttatgtcTCAAGAATTAAATGACTAtattaataaacatattgatataatatgtgaattacattttaaaaaCTTTAAACGTCCTAAAACTCATATGAAAAAGGTCTTTATCGATCTTACCTTGAAACTTAAATATTTAAGACATTTGGAATatttgaaaagaaaaaaaaaaaaagataaagaaaataaaagtaaaagtaaaaaggaaaaaaacaataaaaatgagaAGGATGATGaaatggaaaataaaaaggaaaaaaacaataaaaatgagaAGGATGATGaaatggaaaataaaaaggaaaaaaacaataaaaatgagaAGGATGATGaaatggaaaataaaaaggaaaaaaacaataaaaatgagaAGGATGATGaaatggaaaataaaaaggaaaaaaacaataaaaatgagaAAGATGATGaaatggaaaataaaaaggaaaaaaacaataaaaatgagaAGGATGATGaaatggaaaataaaaaggaaaaaaacaataaaaatgagaaagatgatgaaataaaagaaaatatggaCAAAGTCATGGAAAATCAATTAAATcaaagtaatatattatataacaaagatagaataagaaaaaacagaaataatttaaaagatgaaaaagatgtatcaaataaaaatatattggatgataataaagatatagtTGAATTCAAATTACAAGATATATCATCAGGATACTCTGAGACATCTTGTAAATCTACAAATTCTATAGAAAATGGAAATTCTTCATCAACATCTAGCTGTGATGATGATAGTagctttttattttcttgttcTTCTGATTGTGATGAAGAAACATCGGACGAAGAAATTTTGTCAACAATACATTttgatgaaaaagaaatgtcTACATTAAAAAGTTTGGAAAAAgctaaaaatgtatattttgcttatataaataagaaatttaaaaaatataatatattagatcATTTTAATATGAATTTCCTTGAAcgattaaattattatttttccaaGTTATATTaccaaaataataatttaaaacaaaCAAATGAATATCAAAATAGAATAAAAGAATTTTTGTCAAATGAGGAAAATGTCAAAAAAATCGAATTAAATCAAAGTAAATTAAGATCTGATATTTTAAATTCCATGTTTGGattccatattattaatgaAACACATCCAATGAAATTaccaataaaaaatatgaacaactTATCTTATCAAAATACAAAagtagataatatatatgcttaTAAATCAAACACAAATAAATGTCGTGTGCACACAAAACTTAATCAGCTATATGAAACTAATGacaatataagaaatatgaattattataaaactattgaatatatgaattcggaaaataatataaataatatgaacatttTAAATGAATGGACAAATTTTATGgatcaaaatataaacattgaATCAATATCTCCAGAACAgcataaaaaaggaaatagaaaaaaaaaaattaacacaaaaaaattatatcaccatgataattacaataataataacaataataataacaatgataataacaatgataataacaatgataataacaatgataataacaatgataataacaatgataacaataataatattaattgtatatatggAGAACATCATAATGtgaaacataaaaaaagaaaatcaaCATCTAAATCCAAACACATTTTTAGGAGTAATGAAGTATCCATACAttttaatgatgatataaaaaaaattgaacatGTTGCAAAAAAGGAATTACAAGAATATATCAAACAAATTCATAACAAATCAAAAATTCATAACAACATATCTAGCTTGAAAcaatatatgttaatttcAAATTGGAAAGAACTAACCaaacataataattacaTGACCTTATTAtctgaagaaaaaaaaaggaattcCAAAATATTGGCAAATTTATGTTATAACCAAATGAAAGCTATAGATCAAAAACGAAAAATTATCctagaaaaagaagaaagagaaagaatgaaattattaaaagataatgaTATAGAAGCTTATATGAAGTTAATTAAAACAGCTAAAAATAAACGTTTACAAGAATTGTTAGATGTAACCGaacaatttttaaataatatgtccAAATGTGTTttataccaaaaaaaagaagcatATCAAGAATCATCAGAACAAAACTTCCATGGTCTtataaatcataaaaatgaagacaaTGAAAAAtgtcataaaaattataattcgaaagacaataataatattcttcaAAGTGTACATAATTTAACAACACATGGACAACAAAATggatataacaataaaaaaggTTATGACACAATGTATGAACATAATGAAAAcaatacaaaaatatgtaattataaaaatgctagagaaaattattataatatatctcaTGTTGTTAAAGAAAAAGTAAAACAACCATCCATTCTTATAGGTGGAGAATTAATGAAATATCAACTAGAAGGTTTAGAATGGCTagtttctttatataataataatttacatgGTATTCTAGCCGATGAAATGGGTTTAGGAAAAACTATACAAACCATTAGTTTATTTGCATATTTGaaagaatttaaaaataatattaacgttaaaaatttaattattgtACCCTTATCTACACTTCCTAATTGGATTAGCGAATTTAATAGATGGTGTCCATCATTGAATGTTATAACATACAGAGGAAATAAATTAGAAAGAAAACATATTgctaaaaaattattagaacAAACTTTTGATATATGTATTACTACATTTGATTTAGTTATAAAAGAGAAATCatttttaatgaaaatatcaTGGAATTATATAGTTGTTGATGAAGGACATcgaatgaaaaataataaatcacGTTTTCATGTATTCTTATCAGAATTTAAAAGTAAATATCGTATACTATTAACTGGAACTCcattacaaaataatttatcagAATTGTGGTCTCTtcttaattttcttttaccaaaaatattttcttcatgCGTAGATTTCGAAAAATGGTTTGTTAAATCATTACATAACGAAAAAGACGTTTATGAACATATTACAGAAGAAGAACAACTTTTAATCATAAACAGATTACATAGTGTACTCTTACCTTTTATGTTAAGAAGAGTTAAAAAAGATGTTCTAAAATCATTAcccaaaaaatatgaatataatatacatattgaaTTATCActatatcaaaaaatattatataaacaaatacaaACCAAAGGATTCAAACAAGTTAATCATAATGGTTCTATaacaacaaaaatatttcaaaatattgTCATGCAATTAAGAAAAATTGTTAATCATCCatacttatttttatatgattataacattgatgaaaatataattaaatgtaGTGGGAAATTTGAAGTCCTTGATCGTATGCTACCCAAACTTTTGAAATTTAAACATAAAGTCCTCATATTCTCACAGATGACAAAGCTTATGAACATTCTATGTGACTACCTTGAATTTAGGGGATATAAATATCATAGACTGGATGGAAATATTGGACTCCaagagagaaaaaaaattatcgaccaatttaataataatgtggaATATAAGAAGGATGAAGGAAAACAGCCAAATTGTGAAATGCCTggtaatgaaaatatgaacatgtcaggtaatgaaaatatgaacatgtcagttaatgaaaatatgaacatgtcagttaatgaaaatatgaacatgtcaggtaatgaaaatatgaacatgtcaggtaatgaaaatatgaacatgtcaggtaatgaaaatatgaacatgtcaggtaatgaaaatatgaacatgtcaggtaatgaaaatatgaacatgtcaggtaatgaaaatatgaacatgtcaggtaatgaaaatattaaaatgataagtagccaaaatgaaaaagatacGAGTAGCCAAAGTGTCAAAATATCCGAACTCAAAAAGGAAGAAATTAATGACTTCCAAATTATGGACGACAAAAACGTCAATGGGGGAAACCAAGATGCAATGATATTTATTCTGTCTACAAGATCAGGAAGTTTGGGTTTAAATTTACAGACAGCTGACACGGTAATAATATTTGACAGCGATTTTAATCCTCATCAAGATATTCAAGCGATGTGTAGGTGTCATAGGATAGGTCAGAAAAATGTGGTGAAGGTATTTCGATTTATTACACTATCAGGAGTAGAGGAGTTGGTTTTTAAAAAGGCTCAGCACAAGCTGAGTATAAATGATAAGGTAATTCAGGCAGGTttgtttaataaaatatataatgatgagGATAGGCAGAATAAATTGAAGGATATAATTCAAagaaatcaaaaaaatgatatgacAACGCATCCTACTAatccattattattaaattattatatgaagagGAATGAAGAAGAATTGGAATATTTCCTCGATTTCGATAAACGTTATTTTGGGGAgcaatatttttcattattaaataCTTTGAATGTAGAAAATGTAGATAGTGGACAGTTTACTTATATGAGTGAAGATGAGaaggaagaaaatgaaacatATTTGAGCtcaattataaaaaaggaaaaaaaggaaGAGGAGGGAGAAGACGATGAGGAAAATCAAAGGGATAGgaataaagaagaagatcAAGATGAAGATAAAGATGACGATAAAGATAAAGATAAagataaagataaagaagaagaagaagagaaaaaaagaaaacacatattgaataataataataataatggcaTACAAAATGGAAGTAGTATAAATGAAGGAGTTAAAGAGAAAATATTGGATgaatattgtaataataatactaaatGCGTAAAGGTATCAAACGAGCGATTAATATTTAAGAGAAAACATGATACTGATGATTTACAATGtgaagatgaaaaaataaaagaaaatgaagagtGTGATGTGGATAacataatacaaaataagaataataaaaggtTAAAAATGGAATGTCAGAAGGATGATAAGGATGATGACATAAATAGTAATATACATatggatgaaaaaaaaaagatttacATGTCAAGTGAGAAAGATGATACAACAAAGGAATATTCAGATACCCATGatccatatataaatgaCAAGATGCAAGTaaaagatgaagaagatTATTACggttttattttaaaagaagaaaatcaAAACGATATAGAAAagatattaattaaaagtaataaattaataaataaagatgaaTTACCagcttatttattttatgatgatACAAATGATTCTCCAGATAAGATAAATCTTAAGAGGTCACGaaaagtaataaatattaatttgatgcaagaagaaaaattaacAGAAAAGCAATTTCTTAAGTTGATCGATTCATCATCACCTAATTTATTATCGAGTGTAGAAAAAGATTTAggtagaaataaaaaagatatagtAAAATCTGACATGGAACATAACAATGATATAACAACATTAGAAGAAGTAAAAGATAGAGAAGAGATAAAAGAAGAACATCTTGAGACAACAAAAAACATATcatcattaaatataaacgatttagaaattaataaaactCTAACAAACGAAAATGTTCATAGTACAAAAAAAAGTCCTTATAATATGAGAAGTTCTAAAAGAAGAAGTGACACTTCATCAACGTATATGGAAACAAGtataaaaaagagaaatgACAAAGATATTCACATATGTTtgaaaaagggaaaaaaaagaaataatagtATGGAGCACACTAAACAAGAATGTCATGtggatgatgaaaataagaaaagagttaaaaagagaaaaagtTCCCagtaa